One segment of Erigeron canadensis isolate Cc75 chromosome 2, C_canadensis_v1, whole genome shotgun sequence DNA contains the following:
- the LOC122590008 gene encoding putative UPF0481 protein At3g02645, translating into MSSNLSKISNPYSFSKMDIDELGWVEGMRKSICEQDDEEIGKIPVSIFTVPKVLLATNPECYIPQQVALGPFHHWRPEVYDMQRFKLAAARRTQKYMNVSFDRIVEIMKDKDEARIRACYHKFLDMSGDALVWMMAVDMAFLLEFLHVYSIKEEDRVLKKVNSSTSHLVDSSGKKLSHMAILRDLLMVENQIPFFLIKTMLEHQFKEAENESAGETLKKMLMGLYRELSPFHELELADVGIEDCDHILDFMYHMTVPNNKELHIEEAIEIEYEGITEDVKGNSGEEESSTFAKPSELRRFTNYIWTILVKSNAGMLKIFKKVLFGRFMKMIVKLPWAIISRLPILKAFKEPIENMLGHFRGEGGEKTTEEDGNEKAPRIEEITIPSVVEMAKAGILFSPVKGGISTLSFDTKTSTLYLPVVELDVNTEVYLRNLVAYEACVAAGPLVVARYTELMNGIIDTEEDAKFLRERGIVLNHLKSDKEVADLWNGMSKSVKLTKVPKMDKVIEDVNKRYAQTWRVKLAMFMRKYVFASWKILTLLAALFMLFLTFVQAFCSVYSCARVFHQLPEIPGDEAASGA; encoded by the coding sequence ATGAGCTCTAATCTATCAAAAATCTCCAATCCCTACTCTTTCTCAAAGATGGACATAGACGAGCTCGGATGGGTGGAAGGCATGCGTAAATCCATCTGCGAACAAGACGACGAAGAGATCGGCAAAATCCCTGTTTCCATCTTCACCGTCCCAAAAGTACTTCTCGCCACCAATCCCGAATGCTACATCCCACAACAAGTGGCGTTAGGCCCGTTCCATCATTGGCGCCCCGAGGTTTACGACATGCAAAGGTTCAAGCTGGCCGCAGCACGAAGAACCCAAAAGTACATGAATGTTAGCTTTGATCGTATCGTCGAGATCATGAAAGATAAAGATGAGGCGAGAATCCGCGCATGTTATCATAAGTTTCTTGATATGTCGGGGGATGCTCTAGTCTGGATGATGGCTGTTGACATGGCGTTTTTACTCGAATTCCTTCATGTGTATTCTATAAAAGAAGAAGATCGGGTGTTGAAGAAAGTTAATTCCTCGACGTCGCATTTGGTTGATAGTTCGGGGAAGAAACTATCACATATGGCGATTCTTCGTGATCTACTCATGGTCGAGAATCAAATCCCGTTCTTTCTCATCAAGACCATGTTGGAGCATCAATTTAAAGAAGCCGAAAACGAATCTGCGGGAGAGACGTTGAAGAAGATGCTCATGGGATTGTATCGTGAGCTGTCCCCTTTTCATGAGCTAGAACTCGCTGATGTCGGTATCGAAGACTGTGATCACATACTCGACTTTATGTACCACATGACGGTCCCAAACAATAAAGAGCTTCATATCGAAGAAGCTATTGAAATCGAGTATGAAGGTATCACTGAAGACGTCAAAGGTAATAGTGGTGAAGAAGAGTCGTCCACTTTTGCTAAGCCTAGTGAACTTCGAAGGTTTACGAATTATATATGGACTATTCTCGTGAAATCAAACGCGGGAATGTTAAAGATTTTCAAGAAAGTACTTTTCGGAAGATTTATGAAAATGATTGTGAAATTACCTTGGGCGATTATATCTAGACTTCCAATACTCAAGGCCTTTAAAGAACCTATAGAAAACATGCTCGGACACTTTCGTGGCGAAGGCGGTGAAAAAACAACAGAAGAAGATGGTAACGAAAAGGCGCCACGAATCGAAGAAATAACGATCCCATCGGTCGTTGAAATGGCCAAAGCCGGGATCCTTTTCTCCCCGGTCAAAGGTGGAATATCAACACTTAGTTTCGATACCAAAACATCTACACTTTATCTTCCCGTGGTCGAACTAGACGTCAATACCGAGGTTTATTTGAGGAACTTGGTGGCATACGAGGCGTGTGTTGCAGCGGGGCCGTTAGTGGTTGCTCGTTACACCGAGTTAATGAATGGAATAATCGACACAGAAGAAGACGCAAAGTTTTTGAGAGAAAGAGGGATAGTGTTGAACCATTTGAAGAGCGATAAGGAGGTTGCGGATTTATGGAATGGGATGAGTAAATCCGTGAAATTAACAAAAGTGCCAAAGATGGATAAAGTGATTGAGGATGTGAACAAAAGGTATGCTCAAACTTGGAGGGTGAAATTGGCAATGTTTATGAGAAAATATGTATTTGCATCTTGGAAGATATTAACATTGTTGGCTGCATTGTTTATGTTGTTCTTGACATTTGTACAAGCTTTCTGCTCAGTCTACAGTTGTGCTCGAGTGTTCCATCAGCTCCCCGAAATTCCTGGAGATGAAGCTGCTTCTGGCGCCTAG